Proteins encoded within one genomic window of Manis pentadactyla isolate mManPen7 chromosome 4, mManPen7.hap1, whole genome shotgun sequence:
- the GPRC5C gene encoding G-protein coupled receptor family C group 5 member C isoform X3: MAIHKALLTCLGLRLLLFPGAQAQDHAHAPPGCSPDLNPLYYNLCDRSGVWGIILEAVAGAGVVTTFVLTIILVASLPFVQDTKKRSLLGTQVFFLLGTLGLFCLVFACVVKPDFATCASRRFLFGVLFAICFSCLVAHVLALNFLARKNHGPRGWVLFTVALLLTLVEVIINTEWLIITLVRGGAEGGPPGNDSAGWAPASPCAIANMDFVMALIYVMLLLLGAFMGAWSALCGRFRRWRKHGVFVLLTAATSIAIWVVWIVMYTYGNKQHESPTWDDPTLAIALAANAWAFVLFYVIPEVSHVTKPSPEQSYQGDIYPTRGVGYETILKEQKGQSMFVENKAFSMDEPASAKRPVSPYSGYNGQLLTSVYQPTEMALMHKGPSEGAYDVILPRATANSQVMGSANSTLRAEDMYAAQSHPAATPPKDGKNSQPCSGNVLSDPGSELLLSLSAVAWGGPSLSSSLETQLILEAAAAFPLCAG; encoded by the exons ATGGCCATCCACAAAGCCTTGCTGACGTGCCTAGGACTGCGCCTCCTCCTATTCCCAGGGGCGCAGGCCCAGGACCATGCCCATGCCCCACCTGGCTGTAGCCCGGACCTCAACCCCCTCTACTACAACCTGTGTGACCGCTCAGGGGTTTGGGGCATCATCTTGGAGGCAGTGGCTGGGGCCGGTGTTGTCACCACTTTCGTCCTCACCATCATCCTTGTGGCCAGCCTCCCCTTTGTGCAGGACACCAAGAAGCGGAGCCTTCTGGGGACTCAGGTGTTCTTCCTGCTGGGGACCCTGGGCCTCTTCTGCCTGGTCTTTGCCTGCGTGGTGAAGCCTGACTTTGCCACCTGTGCCTCGCGGCGGTTCCTCTTCGGGGTCCTGTTTGCCATCTGCTTCTCCTGCCTGGTAGCCCATGTCTTGGCCCTTAATTTCCTAGCCCGGAAGAACCATGGTCCCCGGGGTTGGGTCCTCTTCACCGTGGCTCTGCTGCTGACCCTTGTGGAGGTGATCATCAACACGGAGTGGCTGATCATTACGCTGGTCCGCGGAGGTGCTGAGGGTGGTCCTCCGGGTAACGACAGTGCTGGCTGGGCCCCGGCCTCGCCCTGTGCCATTGCCAACATGGACTTCGTCATGGCACTCATCTATGTCATGCTACTGCTGCTGGGGGCCTTCATGGGGGCCTGGTCTGCCCTTTGTGGCCGCTTCAGGCGCTGGCGTAAACACGGGGTCTTTGTGTTGCTCACCGCGGCCACCTCCATTGCCATCTGGGTGGTGTGGATCGTCATGTACACCTACGGTAACAAGCAGCATGAGAGTCCCACCTGGGATGACCCCACGCTGGCCATTGCCCTCGCCGCCAATGCCTGGGCCTTTGTCCTCTTCTATGTCATCCCTGAGGTCTCCCACGTGACCAAGCCCAGCCCAGAACAAAGCTACCAGGGGGACATCTACCCCACCCGGGGCGTGGGCTACGAGACCATCCTGAAAGAGCAGAAAGGCCAGAGCATGTTTGTGGAGAACAAGGCATTCTCCATGGATGAGCCAGCCTCAG CTAAGAGACCGGTGTCACCATACAGTGGGTACAATGGGCAGCTGCTGACCAGTGTGTACCAGCCCACCGAGATGGCCCTAATGCACAAAGGCCCG TCCGAAGGAGCTTATGACGTCATCCTCCCACGGGCCACCGCCAACAGCCAGGTGATGGGCAGTGCCAACTCAACCCTGAGGGCCGAAGACATGTATGCAGCTCAGAGCCACCCGGCGGCCACACCGCCGAAAGACGGCAAGAACTCTCAG CCCTGCTCTGGGAATGTCCTTTCTGACCCGGGCTCTGAGCTGCTGCTGAGCCTCTCTGCTGTGGCCTGGGGaggtccctccctctcctcctctcttgAAACCCAGCTCATTTTGGAAGCTGCTGCCGCCTTTCCCTTGTGTGCAGGGTAA
- the GPRC5C gene encoding G-protein coupled receptor family C group 5 member C isoform X2, with translation MRAPAPPRPEKGAEPRRGRRENQLPGLGEAQALRPNPPTGPRPRALCRVAPTPPPPRLGLEVAPDAAPEPGRRRVPGTHPEPGLGASMAIHKALLTCLGLRLLLFPGAQAQDHAHAPPGCSPDLNPLYYNLCDRSGVWGIILEAVAGAGVVTTFVLTIILVASLPFVQDTKKRSLLGTQVFFLLGTLGLFCLVFACVVKPDFATCASRRFLFGVLFAICFSCLVAHVLALNFLARKNHGPRGWVLFTVALLLTLVEVIINTEWLIITLVRGGAEGGPPGNDSAGWAPASPCAIANMDFVMALIYVMLLLLGAFMGAWSALCGRFRRWRKHGVFVLLTAATSIAIWVVWIVMYTYGNKQHESPTWDDPTLAIALAANAWAFVLFYVIPEVSHVTKPSPEQSYQGDIYPTRGVGYETILKEQKGQSMFVENKAFSMDEPASAKRPVSPYSGYNGQLLTSVYQPTEMALMHKGPSEGAYDVILPRATANSQVMGSANSTLRAEDMYAAQSHPAATPPKDGKNSQAQSPQNKTRC, from the exons ATGCGGgcgccggccccgccccgcccagaGAAAGGAGCCGAGCCCCGGAGAGGCCGGCGCGAGAACCAGCTCCCGGGTCTCGGGGAGGCGCAGGCCCTGCGCCCCAATCCCCCGACCGGGCCCCGCCCCCGCGCGCTGTGCCGAGTCGCTCccaccccgcccccgccccgcctggggctggaggtggcCCCAGACGCTGCGCCGGAGCCCGGCCGGCGGCGCGTCCCAG GGACCCACCCggagcctggcctgggagccagCATGGCCATCCACAAAGCCTTGCTGACGTGCCTAGGACTGCGCCTCCTCCTATTCCCAGGGGCGCAGGCCCAGGACCATGCCCATGCCCCACCTGGCTGTAGCCCGGACCTCAACCCCCTCTACTACAACCTGTGTGACCGCTCAGGGGTTTGGGGCATCATCTTGGAGGCAGTGGCTGGGGCCGGTGTTGTCACCACTTTCGTCCTCACCATCATCCTTGTGGCCAGCCTCCCCTTTGTGCAGGACACCAAGAAGCGGAGCCTTCTGGGGACTCAGGTGTTCTTCCTGCTGGGGACCCTGGGCCTCTTCTGCCTGGTCTTTGCCTGCGTGGTGAAGCCTGACTTTGCCACCTGTGCCTCGCGGCGGTTCCTCTTCGGGGTCCTGTTTGCCATCTGCTTCTCCTGCCTGGTAGCCCATGTCTTGGCCCTTAATTTCCTAGCCCGGAAGAACCATGGTCCCCGGGGTTGGGTCCTCTTCACCGTGGCTCTGCTGCTGACCCTTGTGGAGGTGATCATCAACACGGAGTGGCTGATCATTACGCTGGTCCGCGGAGGTGCTGAGGGTGGTCCTCCGGGTAACGACAGTGCTGGCTGGGCCCCGGCCTCGCCCTGTGCCATTGCCAACATGGACTTCGTCATGGCACTCATCTATGTCATGCTACTGCTGCTGGGGGCCTTCATGGGGGCCTGGTCTGCCCTTTGTGGCCGCTTCAGGCGCTGGCGTAAACACGGGGTCTTTGTGTTGCTCACCGCGGCCACCTCCATTGCCATCTGGGTGGTGTGGATCGTCATGTACACCTACGGTAACAAGCAGCATGAGAGTCCCACCTGGGATGACCCCACGCTGGCCATTGCCCTCGCCGCCAATGCCTGGGCCTTTGTCCTCTTCTATGTCATCCCTGAGGTCTCCCACGTGACCAAGCCCAGCCCAGAACAAAGCTACCAGGGGGACATCTACCCCACCCGGGGCGTGGGCTACGAGACCATCCTGAAAGAGCAGAAAGGCCAGAGCATGTTTGTGGAGAACAAGGCATTCTCCATGGATGAGCCAGCCTCAG CTAAGAGACCGGTGTCACCATACAGTGGGTACAATGGGCAGCTGCTGACCAGTGTGTACCAGCCCACCGAGATGGCCCTAATGCACAAAGGCCCG TCCGAAGGAGCTTATGACGTCATCCTCCCACGGGCCACCGCCAACAGCCAGGTGATGGGCAGTGCCAACTCAACCCTGAGGGCCGAAGACATGTATGCAGCTCAGAGCCACCCGGCGGCCACACCGCCGAAAGACGGCAAGAACTCTCAG GCCCAGTCCCCGCAAAATAAAACGAGATGTTAG
- the GPRC5C gene encoding G-protein coupled receptor family C group 5 member C isoform X1, whose product MRAPAPPRPEKGAEPRRGRRENQLPGLGEAQALRPNPPTGPRPRALCRVAPTPPPPRLGLEVAPDAAPEPGRRRVPGTHPEPGLGASMAIHKALLTCLGLRLLLFPGAQAQDHAHAPPGCSPDLNPLYYNLCDRSGVWGIILEAVAGAGVVTTFVLTIILVASLPFVQDTKKRSLLGTQVFFLLGTLGLFCLVFACVVKPDFATCASRRFLFGVLFAICFSCLVAHVLALNFLARKNHGPRGWVLFTVALLLTLVEVIINTEWLIITLVRGGAEGGPPGNDSAGWAPASPCAIANMDFVMALIYVMLLLLGAFMGAWSALCGRFRRWRKHGVFVLLTAATSIAIWVVWIVMYTYGNKQHESPTWDDPTLAIALAANAWAFVLFYVIPEVSHVTKPSPEQSYQGDIYPTRGVGYETILKEQKGQSMFVENKAFSMDEPASAKRPVSPYSGYNGQLLTSVYQPTEMALMHKGPSEGAYDVILPRATANSQVMGSANSTLRAEDMYAAQSHPAATPPKDGKNSQPCSGNVLSDPGSELLLSLSAVAWGGPSLSSSLETQLILEAAAAFPLCAG is encoded by the exons ATGCGGgcgccggccccgccccgcccagaGAAAGGAGCCGAGCCCCGGAGAGGCCGGCGCGAGAACCAGCTCCCGGGTCTCGGGGAGGCGCAGGCCCTGCGCCCCAATCCCCCGACCGGGCCCCGCCCCCGCGCGCTGTGCCGAGTCGCTCccaccccgcccccgccccgcctggggctggaggtggcCCCAGACGCTGCGCCGGAGCCCGGCCGGCGGCGCGTCCCAG GGACCCACCCggagcctggcctgggagccagCATGGCCATCCACAAAGCCTTGCTGACGTGCCTAGGACTGCGCCTCCTCCTATTCCCAGGGGCGCAGGCCCAGGACCATGCCCATGCCCCACCTGGCTGTAGCCCGGACCTCAACCCCCTCTACTACAACCTGTGTGACCGCTCAGGGGTTTGGGGCATCATCTTGGAGGCAGTGGCTGGGGCCGGTGTTGTCACCACTTTCGTCCTCACCATCATCCTTGTGGCCAGCCTCCCCTTTGTGCAGGACACCAAGAAGCGGAGCCTTCTGGGGACTCAGGTGTTCTTCCTGCTGGGGACCCTGGGCCTCTTCTGCCTGGTCTTTGCCTGCGTGGTGAAGCCTGACTTTGCCACCTGTGCCTCGCGGCGGTTCCTCTTCGGGGTCCTGTTTGCCATCTGCTTCTCCTGCCTGGTAGCCCATGTCTTGGCCCTTAATTTCCTAGCCCGGAAGAACCATGGTCCCCGGGGTTGGGTCCTCTTCACCGTGGCTCTGCTGCTGACCCTTGTGGAGGTGATCATCAACACGGAGTGGCTGATCATTACGCTGGTCCGCGGAGGTGCTGAGGGTGGTCCTCCGGGTAACGACAGTGCTGGCTGGGCCCCGGCCTCGCCCTGTGCCATTGCCAACATGGACTTCGTCATGGCACTCATCTATGTCATGCTACTGCTGCTGGGGGCCTTCATGGGGGCCTGGTCTGCCCTTTGTGGCCGCTTCAGGCGCTGGCGTAAACACGGGGTCTTTGTGTTGCTCACCGCGGCCACCTCCATTGCCATCTGGGTGGTGTGGATCGTCATGTACACCTACGGTAACAAGCAGCATGAGAGTCCCACCTGGGATGACCCCACGCTGGCCATTGCCCTCGCCGCCAATGCCTGGGCCTTTGTCCTCTTCTATGTCATCCCTGAGGTCTCCCACGTGACCAAGCCCAGCCCAGAACAAAGCTACCAGGGGGACATCTACCCCACCCGGGGCGTGGGCTACGAGACCATCCTGAAAGAGCAGAAAGGCCAGAGCATGTTTGTGGAGAACAAGGCATTCTCCATGGATGAGCCAGCCTCAG CTAAGAGACCGGTGTCACCATACAGTGGGTACAATGGGCAGCTGCTGACCAGTGTGTACCAGCCCACCGAGATGGCCCTAATGCACAAAGGCCCG TCCGAAGGAGCTTATGACGTCATCCTCCCACGGGCCACCGCCAACAGCCAGGTGATGGGCAGTGCCAACTCAACCCTGAGGGCCGAAGACATGTATGCAGCTCAGAGCCACCCGGCGGCCACACCGCCGAAAGACGGCAAGAACTCTCAG CCCTGCTCTGGGAATGTCCTTTCTGACCCGGGCTCTGAGCTGCTGCTGAGCCTCTCTGCTGTGGCCTGGGGaggtccctccctctcctcctctcttgAAACCCAGCTCATTTTGGAAGCTGCTGCCGCCTTTCCCTTGTGTGCAGGGTAA